A single region of the Jatrophihabitans sp. GAS493 genome encodes:
- a CDS encoding DUF1992 domain-containing protein: MTERKPKNVSVGNWVEGQIIRAQRRGDFDDLPGEGKPLPPLELGGDDMSWIAAKLRKENLPVAAVLPPSLALAKEVEDLPALMQRQHGERDVRAHLEDLNLRILQAHRRPQEGPPLRVMTLDIDEFVADWRRRRDAAAAQRAVAAAAAAQLVSARSEHSDLAGPRWRPGWFRRRSSREPRQ; this comes from the coding sequence ATGACCGAGCGGAAGCCGAAGAACGTCTCAGTCGGCAACTGGGTCGAAGGGCAGATCATCCGGGCCCAGCGCCGCGGTGACTTCGATGATCTGCCCGGCGAGGGTAAGCCGCTGCCACCGCTTGAGCTCGGCGGCGACGACATGTCCTGGATCGCCGCCAAGCTTCGCAAGGAGAATCTGCCGGTGGCGGCCGTCCTACCGCCGTCGTTGGCCCTGGCCAAGGAGGTTGAAGACCTCCCGGCGCTGATGCAGCGACAGCACGGCGAACGGGACGTGCGTGCGCATCTGGAGGACTTGAATCTCCGTATCCTGCAGGCGCATCGACGACCTCAGGAGGGCCCGCCGCTGCGGGTGATGACGCTCGACATCGACGAGTTCGTCGCCGATTGGCGACGACGCCGGGACGCCGCCGCCGCGCAGCGGGCAGTCGCAGCCGCCGCGGCGGCGCAGTTGGTCAGCGCTAGGTCCGAGCACTCCGACCTCGCCGGACCGCGCTGGCGTCCGGGGTGGTTTCGACGTCGATCTAGCCGCGAACCGAGGCAGTAG
- a CDS encoding glycoside hydrolase family 1 protein: MTATQMRPAGSTRSAVDVGSTPAARPRPGALRTAFPPGFVWGAATAAYQIEGAVAEDGRGPSIWDTFSHTPGRVIGNETGDTAADHYHRVPDDVALMASLGLQAYRFSVAWSRIVPTGSGAVNRQGLDFYSRLVDELLSHHIDPVVTLYHWDLPQPLEDLGGWANRDTASRFAEYAQIIGQELGDRVRVFGTLNEPWCSAFLGYASGVHAPGRTDLVASLMAAHHLNLAHGLGTSALRAVLPADSQISITLNLHQVRPATQDPADVDAARSVDTVANRIFLDPILRGAYPQELYADTADVTDWSFVQATDLYNINKHPDLLGVNYYTPALIAALGPQEAAQITKRWTNDPQGADEPSIWPGSHRAYSVPQAGPYTDMGWRIEPEAFTELLLRVHRDYPGVAMMITENGAAFPDVVGEGGIVHDQDRIDYLESHLLALSDAIEAGADVRAYFVWSLMDNFEWAWGYGKRFGIVHVDYESQVRTPKSSAQWYHAVSRVNGIV, encoded by the coding sequence ATGACAGCAACCCAGATGCGACCAGCAGGCTCGACCCGCTCGGCGGTCGACGTCGGCTCCACGCCGGCGGCGCGACCGCGGCCGGGCGCCCTGCGCACGGCCTTTCCCCCCGGGTTCGTCTGGGGTGCGGCCACCGCCGCCTATCAAATCGAAGGCGCGGTCGCCGAGGATGGCCGGGGCCCGTCAATCTGGGACACCTTCAGCCACACTCCGGGACGGGTGATCGGCAACGAGACAGGCGACACCGCCGCCGATCACTACCACCGAGTCCCCGATGACGTAGCGCTGATGGCCTCGCTGGGGCTGCAGGCCTACCGCTTTTCGGTGGCCTGGTCGCGGATCGTCCCCACCGGGTCCGGTGCGGTGAACCGTCAGGGCCTCGACTTCTACTCCCGCCTGGTCGACGAGCTGCTCAGCCATCACATCGACCCCGTTGTCACCCTTTATCACTGGGACCTGCCGCAGCCGCTGGAGGACCTCGGAGGTTGGGCCAATCGGGACACCGCGTCCCGCTTCGCCGAGTACGCCCAGATCATCGGCCAGGAGCTGGGTGATCGGGTGCGCGTCTTCGGCACCCTGAACGAGCCGTGGTGCTCGGCCTTTCTCGGCTACGCCAGTGGTGTCCACGCACCCGGACGCACCGACCTGGTGGCATCGCTGATGGCGGCGCATCACCTGAACCTGGCGCATGGACTGGGGACGTCGGCCCTGCGCGCGGTACTGCCGGCCGACTCGCAGATCTCGATCACGCTCAATCTGCACCAGGTCCGCCCGGCGACGCAGGATCCGGCAGACGTCGATGCCGCCCGGTCGGTCGACACGGTAGCGAACCGGATCTTCCTCGATCCGATCCTCAGAGGTGCCTATCCGCAGGAGCTCTACGCGGACACCGCCGACGTCACTGATTGGTCCTTCGTGCAGGCCACCGACCTGTACAACATCAACAAGCACCCCGATCTTCTCGGCGTGAACTACTACACCCCGGCACTGATCGCTGCCCTCGGCCCGCAGGAGGCGGCCCAGATCACCAAGCGTTGGACCAACGATCCGCAGGGTGCGGACGAGCCGTCGATCTGGCCCGGCAGCCACCGGGCGTACTCGGTCCCGCAGGCGGGGCCATACACGGACATGGGCTGGCGAATCGAGCCTGAGGCCTTTACCGAGCTACTGCTGCGCGTGCACCGTGACTACCCCGGCGTGGCGATGATGATCACCGAGAATGGGGCCGCTTTCCCGGACGTCGTCGGCGAGGGCGGGATCGTCCACGACCAGGATCGGATCGACTACCTGGAGAGCCACCTGCTGGCGCTCAGTGACGCGATCGAAGCCGGGGCCGATGTTCGTGCTTACTTCGTCTGGTCCCTGATGGA
- a CDS encoding LacI family DNA-binding transcriptional regulator, with translation MASGGEHTAPTLEVVAERAGVSRATASRVLRGATNVSDKAREAVQRAAAEISYRPNLAARALVTKRSDSIAFLVTESGDRLFNDPYFLGMLRGAQTTVAAAGMQLIFIIASTQAEAENFEHYARGGHVDGVLLVSLHGDDQLPQRLEALGVPTVLNGRPISDDESIYYVDSDNIGGGRLATQHLIDRGARRIATITGPMDMTAGLDRLAGYRQAMNDAGLKPLKKHIVPGDFSVEGGAAAMTRLLRDDPTIDGVFAASDLTALGALSVIAANGRSVPNDISVVGFDDIREADLVNPGLTTVRQPLDAMGQSMARKLLERITGQAAERITVLPVSLVPRLSA, from the coding sequence GTGGCGAGCGGCGGCGAACACACGGCACCCACCCTTGAGGTGGTCGCCGAGCGGGCCGGTGTGTCTCGAGCAACGGCCAGCCGAGTCCTGCGTGGCGCGACGAATGTGAGTGACAAGGCCCGTGAGGCCGTCCAGCGGGCGGCGGCGGAGATCTCCTACCGCCCCAATCTGGCGGCCAGGGCGTTGGTGACAAAACGGAGCGATTCGATCGCATTTCTCGTCACCGAGAGCGGCGATCGGCTCTTCAACGACCCGTATTTCTTGGGGATGTTGCGCGGAGCGCAGACCACAGTCGCCGCAGCCGGCATGCAGCTGATCTTCATCATCGCCTCTACCCAGGCCGAGGCTGAGAACTTCGAGCACTACGCCCGCGGCGGCCACGTCGATGGTGTCCTGCTCGTCTCACTGCACGGTGACGACCAGTTGCCTCAGCGACTCGAAGCCCTCGGTGTGCCGACCGTGCTGAACGGCCGACCGATCTCCGACGACGAATCCATCTACTACGTGGACTCGGACAATATCGGCGGCGGCCGCCTGGCCACCCAGCACCTCATCGACCGCGGCGCCCGTCGGATCGCCACCATCACTGGGCCGATGGACATGACGGCCGGTCTCGATCGGCTCGCCGGCTACCGTCAAGCGATGAACGACGCCGGACTGAAACCGTTGAAAAAGCACATAGTTCCCGGCGATTTCTCGGTCGAGGGTGGTGCGGCGGCGATGACGAGACTCCTCAGAGACGACCCAACGATAGACGGGGTCTTCGCCGCCTCGGACCTCACCGCACTCGGCGCGCTCAGCGTAATCGCCGCCAACGGACGGAGCGTCCCGAACGACATCTCAGTCGTCGGCTTCGACGATATTCGCGAGGCCGACCTGGTCAACCCGGGTCTCACCACCGTCCGGCAGCCACTTGATGCCATGGGGCAATCGATGGCCCGCAAACTGCTCGAACGCATCACCGGCCAGGCCGCTGAACGCATCACCGTCCTCCCGGTCTCCCTGGTTCCGCGACTCAGCGCCTGA
- the greA gene encoding transcription elongation factor GreA, with protein MSSTPDTQVTWLTQDAFDRLSRELDELVANRPAMAQEINDRREEGDLKENGGYHAAREEQGKQEGRIMQLQQLLRSAKVGEAPSTNGKAGPGTVVTVQFDGDDEPEKFLIGSREEAETTDLQVYSAASPLGQALTGAGAGATVSYETPNGKTLKVKLLKVEPFAG; from the coding sequence ATGTCCAGCACGCCCGATACGCAAGTCACCTGGCTCACGCAAGACGCCTTCGATCGTCTTTCGCGTGAGCTTGACGAGCTGGTTGCGAACCGTCCGGCGATGGCGCAGGAGATCAACGACCGACGTGAAGAGGGCGACCTCAAGGAGAACGGCGGCTACCACGCTGCGCGCGAGGAGCAGGGCAAGCAGGAGGGGCGCATCATGCAGCTCCAGCAACTGCTGCGCAGTGCGAAGGTGGGCGAGGCCCCCAGCACCAATGGCAAAGCCGGACCGGGCACCGTGGTCACCGTGCAGTTCGACGGCGACGACGAGCCTGAGAAGTTTCTGATCGGATCCCGTGAAGAGGCCGAGACGACCGATCTGCAGGTCTACTCGGCGGCGTCGCCGCTGGGCCAGGCGCTCACCGGCGCCGGCGCCGGAGCGACGGTGAGCTACGAGACCCCCAACGGCAAGACGCTCAAGGTGAAGTTGCTGAAGGTCGAGCCCTTCGCCGGCTGA
- a CDS encoding ABC transporter permease, giving the protein MTALSAPHNTFVARRGSVITDSLTMTWRLLRTALRIPDLLVFSTIQPVMFVLLFRYVFGGAIDTGGIPYVQFLMPGIFVQTLAFNGAATGIGVADDMAKGIVDRFRTLPISPAAMFIGRAIADTIRSAFVLLIMVAVGMATGYRFHSTVGDVVAGVALMLFFSFCFSWIGIYIGLIVKSVEAASSGGFLWLFPLTFASSAFVPVSSMPSWLQTFAEHNPITLVIDAVRGWFDHNVQAALNLDVTASALQSLCWLVGVLVVFVPLCVHRFRKLSA; this is encoded by the coding sequence ATGACCGCCCTCAGCGCGCCGCACAACACCTTCGTCGCTCGGCGGGGTTCGGTGATCACCGACTCCCTGACGATGACCTGGCGGCTGCTGCGCACCGCCCTGCGCATTCCTGATCTGCTGGTCTTCTCAACCATTCAACCGGTCATGTTCGTGCTGCTCTTCCGCTACGTCTTCGGTGGTGCGATCGACACCGGCGGCATCCCCTACGTGCAGTTCCTGATGCCGGGAATCTTCGTACAGACGCTTGCCTTCAACGGTGCCGCGACCGGTATCGGCGTCGCCGACGACATGGCAAAGGGGATCGTCGACCGGTTCCGAACCCTGCCGATCTCGCCGGCCGCGATGTTCATCGGGCGGGCAATCGCCGACACGATCCGTTCCGCCTTCGTACTGCTGATCATGGTCGCAGTCGGCATGGCCACCGGATACCGCTTCCACAGCACCGTCGGCGACGTGGTCGCCGGCGTCGCACTGATGCTCTTCTTCAGTTTCTGCTTCAGCTGGATCGGGATCTACATCGGCTTGATCGTGAAGTCTGTCGAGGCGGCCTCCTCCGGTGGCTTCCTCTGGCTCTTCCCGCTCACCTTCGCCAGTTCCGCCTTCGTCCCGGTTAGCTCAATGCCCAGCTGGTTGCAGACCTTCGCCGAGCACAACCCGATCACCCTGGTGATCGACGCCGTCCGAGGATGGTTCGACCACAACGTGCAGGCCGCGCTGAACCTGGACGTCACCGCGAGTGCGCTTCAGTCGCTCTGCTGGCTGGTCGGCGTGCTGGTGGTCTTCGTCCCGCTCTGCGTGCACCGTTTCCGCAAGCTCTCGGCCTGA
- a CDS encoding putative quinol monooxygenase, whose translation MPEVNVVAVIKARDGKGDELAAALSGLATATHGEDGCIHYSLHRGLEDTDTFVTVEKWGSSEDLKGHMASPHMKAAMSQFGDLLAGAPTVIPLGAIDLGSAEKGIF comes from the coding sequence ATGCCCGAAGTGAACGTCGTCGCAGTGATCAAGGCCCGGGACGGGAAGGGCGACGAGTTGGCGGCGGCGCTGAGTGGCCTGGCCACGGCGACCCATGGCGAGGATGGCTGCATTCACTACAGCCTCCACCGGGGTCTGGAGGACACCGATACCTTCGTCACCGTCGAGAAGTGGGGCTCATCGGAGGATCTGAAGGGGCACATGGCATCGCCGCACATGAAGGCCGCGATGAGTCAGTTCGGCGACCTGCTGGCCGGGGCGCCGACGGTCATCCCGCTCGGCGCCATCGACCTCGGCAGTGCCGAGAAGGGGATTTTCTAG
- a CDS encoding aminopeptidase P family protein has translation MSEEPNEEPKTTSYDIPVSAHLKDFIAQDWDPAPPMPHPARTDGTTWTSARRARTSAAFAGELIVVPAGAMKVRANDTDYVFRAASVFTWLTGETAEGAVLVLAPTATGHDATLYLRECAPAGELGYFASRDGALWVGNVPTPSETQAVLGLTTRGLAELAADLAPWREKEVALLAGFDPGVDALLPRGSATKLEQVLDELRLVKDDWELARLQEACDATSRGFADVVRELPMLLARGGERGERWLEGTFWRRARMEGNDVGYTSIVGAGAHATTLHWWRNHGRIEAGQLLLADMGVETDSLYTADVTRTMPVNGEWQPDQLKVYRAVAEAQSAGIAEVKAGADFGAAHRAAMWILADHLHSWGILPVTADVACNEDTEAPGAGLHRRYTLHGTSHMLGIDVHDCAKARSETYHKGTLAAGHVLTVEPGLYFQPNDRTAPPELRGIGVRIEDDIVATDGEPINLSAALPRDPDEIMSWMREVQNTSAQA, from the coding sequence ATGAGCGAAGAGCCGAACGAAGAGCCGAAAACCACCTCCTACGACATCCCGGTCTCAGCCCACCTCAAGGACTTCATCGCACAGGATTGGGATCCGGCGCCCCCGATGCCTCACCCGGCCCGCACCGACGGCACGACCTGGACCTCCGCCCGGCGCGCCCGAACGTCGGCCGCCTTCGCCGGTGAACTGATCGTGGTTCCCGCCGGGGCGATGAAGGTACGGGCCAACGACACCGACTATGTGTTTCGAGCGGCGAGCGTCTTCACCTGGCTCACCGGAGAGACGGCCGAGGGTGCGGTGCTGGTACTGGCACCGACGGCCACCGGCCATGACGCGACGCTCTATCTCCGCGAGTGCGCACCAGCCGGAGAACTGGGCTATTTCGCCAGTAGGGACGGCGCCCTCTGGGTCGGAAATGTGCCAACTCCCAGTGAAACGCAGGCAGTTCTGGGGCTGACGACTCGTGGGCTGGCCGAACTGGCCGCTGACTTGGCGCCGTGGCGGGAGAAGGAGGTCGCGCTGCTCGCCGGTTTCGACCCCGGCGTCGACGCCCTCCTACCCCGTGGCTCGGCGACCAAACTGGAGCAGGTGCTCGACGAGCTGCGTCTGGTGAAGGACGACTGGGAACTGGCCCGGCTACAGGAGGCGTGCGATGCCACCAGCCGTGGATTCGCCGACGTTGTAAGGGAATTACCGATGCTGCTGGCCCGGGGCGGCGAGCGCGGAGAGCGCTGGCTGGAGGGGACGTTCTGGCGTCGGGCGCGCATGGAGGGCAACGACGTCGGCTACACCTCGATCGTCGGTGCCGGAGCGCACGCAACCACACTTCACTGGTGGCGCAACCACGGTCGCATCGAGGCGGGTCAGCTGCTACTGGCCGACATGGGGGTGGAGACCGATTCCCTCTACACCGCGGACGTCACCCGCACGATGCCGGTGAACGGTGAGTGGCAACCGGATCAGCTCAAGGTCTACCGAGCCGTCGCCGAGGCCCAGTCCGCCGGAATCGCCGAGGTAAAGGCCGGAGCCGACTTCGGCGCGGCCCACCGGGCGGCGATGTGGATCCTGGCCGATCACCTTCATTCGTGGGGCATTCTCCCGGTCACCGCCGATGTCGCCTGCAACGAAGACACCGAGGCCCCGGGCGCCGGGCTGCACCGCCGCTACACCCTGCACGGCACGTCGCACATGCTCGGTATCGACGTCCATGACTGCGCCAAGGCCCGCTCCGAGACCTACCACAAGGGCACTCTGGCCGCCGGGCACGTCCTCACCGTCGAGCCGGGGTTGTACTTTCAGCCGAACGATCGCACCGCACCGCCGGAGCTTCGAGGTATCGGGGTGCGCATCGAAGATGACATCGTGGCCACCGATGGCGAGCCGATCAATCTCTCGGCTGCGCTGCCCCGCGATCCGGACGAGATCATGAGCTGGATGCGCGAGGTTCAGAACACCTCGGCCCAGGCGTAG
- a CDS encoding trans-acting enoyl reductase family protein — protein MTDDRSYDIVLYGATGFTGSLTAQYLARHAPVDCRWALAGRNRAKLESVRTLLTTIRPELADLPLIQADATDPESLTALTASTRVVISTVGPYINYGEPLVAACAAAGTDYVDLTGEPEFVDLMYLKYHERAVASGARLVHSCGFDSIPHDLGTFFTVAQLPEDVALTVSGVVSTNATFSAGTYHSALTGFAHARQTIRTARQRSSVEAAVGRHSGSTRRARSTTGRAHRVEGGWAVPLPTIDPQVIARSARALPRYGPEFQYSHYAKVKHLPVAIGAGLGLGLLIGLAQIPPVRKLLLSRATPGEGPSLERRDRSRFSVRFTGHGGGRTVVTLVSGGDPGYDETSKMLAESALCLAFDDLPKTSGQVTTATAMGQALLERLIAAGIGFEVVATEGR, from the coding sequence ATGACCGACGATCGCAGCTACGACATCGTGCTCTACGGTGCCACCGGATTCACCGGATCCCTCACCGCGCAGTATCTGGCCCGCCACGCACCGGTTGACTGTCGCTGGGCACTGGCCGGCCGGAACCGGGCCAAACTGGAATCGGTTCGCACGCTGCTCACCACGATCCGGCCAGAACTCGCGGACCTCCCGCTCATCCAGGCCGACGCCACCGATCCAGAGTCGCTGACCGCACTCACCGCGAGCACCCGAGTGGTGATCAGCACCGTTGGTCCGTACATCAACTATGGCGAGCCGTTGGTCGCGGCCTGCGCGGCGGCCGGCACCGACTACGTCGATCTCACCGGTGAGCCGGAGTTCGTTGACCTCATGTATCTGAAGTACCACGAACGCGCGGTTGCCAGCGGAGCGCGACTGGTGCACTCGTGCGGCTTCGATTCGATCCCGCACGACCTGGGCACCTTCTTCACCGTCGCCCAGTTACCCGAGGACGTGGCGCTGACGGTCAGCGGCGTGGTGAGCACCAACGCAACCTTCTCGGCCGGCACGTACCACTCCGCGCTCACCGGTTTCGCCCACGCCCGACAGACGATTCGTACCGCACGCCAGCGCAGCAGCGTGGAAGCTGCGGTCGGCCGGCATTCGGGCTCGACCCGCCGCGCGCGCTCAACCACCGGTCGAGCGCATCGCGTCGAGGGCGGCTGGGCGGTCCCACTACCCACCATCGACCCGCAGGTGATTGCGCGCTCGGCCCGTGCCCTCCCGCGTTACGGTCCCGAATTCCAGTACTCGCATTACGCGAAGGTGAAGCATCTCCCGGTGGCGATCGGGGCCGGCCTCGGCCTCGGCCTGCTGATCGGCCTCGCCCAGATCCCCCCGGTCCGTAAGTTGCTCCTCAGCCGCGCCACGCCCGGCGAGGGGCCGTCGCTGGAGCGGCGCGACCGCAGTCGATTCAGCGTCCGCTTCACCGGTCACGGCGGTGGCCGGACCGTCGTGACGCTGGTCAGCGGCGGTGATCCCGGCTACGACGAGACGTCGAAGATGCTGGCCGAGTCGGCGCTCTGCCTGGCTTTCGACGACCTGCCCAAGACGTCCGGGCAGGTCACCACCGCGACCGCGATGGGACAGGCGTTGCTGGAGAGGCTTATCGCGGCCGGAATCGGCTTCGAAGTGGTTGCGACCGAAGGCCGCTAG
- a CDS encoding HNH endonuclease signature motif containing protein, with translation MVGGPEVDASPKVAALLEAVTAAVDTLLDAPLPSLTSAELLELLQGWETHRRREVAVEHLLLSAVMGRGLAGEFGFASPQALLVGVLRVDPGEAKARVRAAQDLGPRTGLTGEVLDPVFGETAAAQKTGVISAGHAKVITTTLDGLSEDLDFEHGARVQAELVAQARWFTPRDLAKLATRIVAHLDPDGTAPSDTRQQQNRGFTLARRLDGMVIPTGALTPACGAALEAVLDCLSAPAPAEETSGVGGGVVERDSRTPAQRRHDALLDSSLRLLADGGLPPSGGVPTTLLITMSDEQFRTQTGYATTSHGDLISIPEALAVAEEADVVSVLLNPTGGVISHGRQRRLASPAQRLALYARDQGCCFPGCTIPVQWTQVHHQIPWHRGGKTSIHTMALLCGHHHRTFEQLGWTLTMTNGIPWWIPPPWIDPTQQPVRNTQHHPPPIPIGTEPIRCAPGG, from the coding sequence ATGGTTGGAGGGCCTGAAGTCGACGCATCACCGAAAGTGGCTGCCCTGTTGGAGGCGGTCACGGCGGCGGTCGACACCTTGCTCGACGCCCCGTTGCCGTCATTGACCTCCGCTGAGTTGCTGGAACTGCTGCAGGGGTGGGAGACGCACCGCCGCCGTGAGGTTGCGGTGGAGCATCTGCTGCTGTCGGCGGTGATGGGACGAGGACTGGCCGGTGAGTTCGGGTTCGCGTCACCGCAGGCGTTGTTGGTGGGGGTGTTGCGGGTCGATCCGGGGGAGGCGAAGGCCCGGGTCAGAGCGGCGCAGGATCTGGGTCCGCGGACCGGTCTGACCGGGGAGGTATTGGACCCGGTGTTCGGTGAGACCGCGGCCGCGCAGAAGACGGGGGTGATCTCGGCTGGGCACGCGAAGGTCATCACCACCACGCTGGACGGGTTGAGCGAGGACCTGGACTTTGAGCACGGGGCCCGGGTCCAGGCCGAGCTGGTGGCCCAGGCCCGCTGGTTCACCCCCCGAGACCTCGCGAAACTCGCCACCCGGATCGTGGCCCATCTCGACCCTGACGGCACCGCACCGTCTGACACCCGTCAGCAGCAGAACCGGGGGTTCACGTTGGCCCGGCGCCTGGATGGGATGGTCATCCCGACCGGGGCACTGACCCCGGCCTGCGGCGCCGCGTTGGAAGCTGTCCTCGACTGTCTCAGCGCCCCCGCCCCAGCCGAAGAGACCAGCGGTGTCGGCGGCGGGGTGGTGGAACGTGACTCCCGAACCCCGGCGCAACGCCGTCACGACGCGTTGCTGGACTCCTCCCTCCGGCTCCTGGCCGACGGTGGACTCCCACCCAGCGGCGGGGTACCGACCACGTTGCTGATCACCATGAGCGACGAACAGTTCCGCACCCAGACCGGGTACGCCACGACCAGCCACGGCGACCTCATCAGCATCCCGGAAGCCCTGGCAGTGGCTGAGGAAGCCGACGTGGTGTCGGTGCTGCTCAATCCGACCGGTGGGGTCATCAGCCACGGCCGGCAACGACGATTGGCGTCTCCTGCTCAACGGCTCGCGTTGTATGCCAGGGACCAGGGGTGTTGTTTCCCCGGCTGCACCATCCCGGTCCAGTGGACTCAGGTCCACCACCAGATCCCCTGGCACCGCGGCGGGAAGACCTCAATTCACACGATGGCCCTGCTCTGCGGGCATCACCACCGCACCTTCGAGCAACTCGGCTGGACCCTCACCATGACCAACGGCATCCCCTGGTGGATCCCACCACCCTGGATCGACCCGACCCAACAACCCGTCCGCAACACCCAACACCACCCACCCCCGATACCGATCGGCACAGAGCCGATCCGATGCGCGCCGGGTGGGTAG
- the mca gene encoding mycothiol conjugate amidase Mca, translating into MAVHAHPDDESSKGAATMARYVDEGVEVLVVTCTGGERGSILNPALQGRADIEANIAEIRKGEMDRARAILGVEQSWLGFVDSGLPEGDPLPPLPEGCFGLMDVDTAAEALVAQIRAFRPQVITTYDENGGYPHPDHIMCHNISMRAFAAAGDPDAYPDAGQPWQPSKLYYDVGFSMERMQALHDAMTSKGLESPFEEIRSRWSERSEKRRVPNITTRIACGDWFERRDAALLAHATQVDPNGWFFKAPLDIQRSAWGTEDFELAQALVATSLPEDDLFAGVRAPAADGTDVPASSNGHSADEMSSR; encoded by the coding sequence ATGGCCGTGCACGCCCACCCCGATGACGAGTCGAGCAAGGGTGCGGCCACCATGGCCCGCTACGTCGATGAGGGCGTTGAGGTGCTGGTCGTCACGTGCACCGGCGGCGAGCGGGGGAGCATCCTCAACCCGGCGCTGCAGGGGCGGGCGGATATCGAGGCGAATATCGCCGAGATCCGCAAGGGCGAGATGGATCGAGCCCGAGCGATCCTGGGCGTTGAGCAGTCCTGGCTGGGTTTCGTCGATTCGGGCCTGCCGGAGGGCGACCCGCTGCCACCGTTGCCCGAGGGGTGCTTCGGCCTGATGGACGTCGACACTGCTGCTGAGGCTCTGGTGGCCCAGATCCGCGCCTTCCGACCGCAGGTGATCACGACCTACGACGAGAACGGCGGATACCCGCACCCCGACCACATCATGTGCCACAACATCTCCATGCGCGCCTTCGCCGCCGCTGGCGATCCGGACGCCTACCCCGACGCCGGACAGCCGTGGCAGCCGTCAAAGCTCTACTACGACGTCGGCTTCAGCATGGAGCGGATGCAGGCACTGCACGACGCCATGACCTCGAAGGGGCTCGAGTCGCCGTTCGAAGAGATTCGCTCGCGCTGGAGCGAACGATCGGAGAAGCGCCGGGTTCCGAACATCACCACCCGGATCGCTTGTGGCGACTGGTTCGAACGGCGTGATGCGGCGCTGCTGGCCCACGCAACCCAGGTCGACCCCAACGGTTGGTTCTTCAAGGCGCCGCTGGACATCCAGCGCAGCGCTTGGGGCACCGAAGACTTCGAGTTGGCTCAGGCGCTGGTGGCGACGTCATTGCCGGAGGACGATCTCTTTGCCGGCGTGCGTGCGCCGGCGGCCGACGGTACCGATGTGCCGGCGTCGTCGAACGGTCACAGCGCGGACGAGATGTCGAGTCGATGA